From a single Polynucleobacter asymbioticus QLW-P1DMWA-1 genomic region:
- the moaE gene encoding molybdopterin synthase catalytic subunit MoaE: MSNSVIRIQEQDFDLSAEIVALRKGDARVGAVVSFLGTVRDLSDGSQVKGMTLEHYPGMTEKSLQAILDQAATRWNIFQTLVIHRVGLLLPEDQIVLVAVTSAHRGEAFSACEFIMDYLKTAAPFWKKEDTPEGSRWVDARVTDETAMARWNKS, translated from the coding sequence ATGTCAAATTCTGTAATTCGCATTCAAGAGCAAGATTTTGATCTCAGTGCTGAAATTGTAGCTCTGCGTAAGGGCGATGCGCGCGTTGGTGCCGTGGTGTCCTTTTTAGGCACTGTGCGGGATTTGAGTGACGGTAGTCAAGTCAAGGGTATGACACTTGAGCACTACCCAGGCATGACTGAAAAATCATTGCAAGCAATTTTGGATCAAGCAGCTACTCGCTGGAATATATTTCAAACGCTGGTAATTCATCGCGTGGGCTTATTACTCCCAGAGGATCAAATTGTTTTGGTGGCAGTAACTAGTGCTCATCGTGGCGAAGCCTTCTCGGCGTGTGAGTTCATCATGGACTATCTCAAGACAGCTGCGCCTTTCTGGAAAAAAGAAGACACCCCAGAGGGAAGTCGCTGGGTGGATGCGCGTGTTACTGATGAGACTGCAATGGCTCGTTGGAATAAATCTTAA
- a CDS encoding carboxylesterase/lipase family protein, whose translation MKKLIAWLFSAIALNVCAADRPVAQIEAGRLQGAIEHNMQAFKNIPYAAPPVAELRWRPPQPALSWSGTRDASQFGDSCPQPYVKNLSTGLSLPGNEDCLKLNVFAPKKTGKHLPVMVWIHGGGLFVDGSRDAQFTPINLVKNGVIVVTFDYRLGTFGFFATKELIEEAKAKGEPVGNYGTMDQIAALKWVKNNIAAFGGDPNNVTIFGESAGGRSVTWLMVSDAAKGLFHRAIAESAQQSPLRGMTEKRLGMTPEVEIDAKYMNALGVKNLKELRNLPTKQLVLTPAIFEEGEFGGPFIDGQILQGDPVPLFAAGKQAKVPFMIGTNSWDSSFLVPGQPPVDKLVKMFRENPKIIDTLYAQDNDKCILSSDIMGDMFYRGSTKSLADSMRGVAPGYAYYFDYLTKNIRPAYPGVPHTFEISFVFGSYGLMPQAPKQVESGADQCGRIAKATAELKEKGVWSKYWYPITDKNSPEDKAMSEKMSASWAAFAKSGNPNVNGQANWPIYSLNDDVMRNFSYDKETVTGLLKERVAYQILHMREMYAEEEIKAKF comes from the coding sequence ATGAAGAAATTAATTGCCTGGCTATTCAGTGCTATTGCATTAAACGTATGCGCTGCTGATAGACCTGTTGCTCAAATTGAAGCTGGTCGACTTCAAGGTGCGATCGAGCACAACATGCAGGCCTTCAAAAATATTCCTTATGCAGCCCCACCAGTAGCCGAGTTACGCTGGAGACCTCCGCAGCCTGCTCTCTCTTGGAGTGGTACCCGTGATGCCAGTCAGTTTGGGGACTCCTGCCCTCAACCCTATGTTAAAAACTTAAGTACTGGCCTGTCTTTGCCTGGGAATGAGGATTGTCTTAAGCTCAATGTCTTTGCTCCCAAAAAAACCGGCAAGCATTTACCAGTCATGGTTTGGATTCATGGTGGCGGCTTATTTGTTGATGGCAGCAGAGATGCGCAGTTCACTCCAATTAATTTAGTGAAGAATGGTGTCATTGTCGTTACCTTTGACTATCGTTTAGGTACCTTTGGTTTCTTTGCTACCAAGGAGTTGATTGAAGAGGCTAAGGCTAAAGGTGAGCCGGTTGGTAACTACGGCACCATGGATCAAATTGCTGCGTTGAAATGGGTTAAAAATAATATTGCAGCATTTGGTGGTGATCCAAATAATGTCACTATCTTTGGCGAATCAGCAGGAGGACGTAGTGTTACCTGGTTAATGGTATCGGATGCTGCTAAAGGACTATTTCATAGAGCAATTGCTGAGAGTGCACAACAAAGTCCTTTGCGTGGCATGACAGAGAAGCGCTTAGGGATGACTCCAGAGGTGGAAATAGATGCCAAGTATATGAATGCACTTGGCGTCAAAAATCTGAAAGAATTAAGAAATTTACCTACAAAACAGTTGGTCTTAACGCCAGCTATTTTTGAGGAAGGGGAGTTTGGAGGCCCTTTTATTGATGGGCAAATCCTTCAGGGGGATCCCGTTCCTTTATTTGCCGCTGGTAAACAGGCTAAAGTGCCTTTCATGATTGGCACCAACTCTTGGGATTCCAGCTTCCTGGTGCCTGGACAGCCTCCAGTAGATAAGCTGGTGAAGATGTTTCGTGAAAACCCAAAAATCATTGACACACTTTACGCGCAGGATAATGACAAGTGCATATTGTCATCAGACATCATGGGCGATATGTTCTATCGTGGAAGCACAAAATCTCTTGCAGATAGCATGCGCGGTGTTGCGCCGGGATATGCATATTATTTTGATTACTTAACCAAGAATATTCGCCCCGCTTATCCAGGCGTACCTCATACCTTTGAAATCAGTTTTGTATTTGGAAGTTACGGCTTAATGCCCCAAGCGCCAAAACAAGTTGAATCAGGTGCAGATCAGTGTGGCCGCATTGCAAAAGCGACTGCAGAGCTGAAGGAAAAGGGTGTTTGGTCTAAATATTGGTATCCAATCACCGATAAAAATAGCCCCGAAGATAAAGCCATGTCAGAAAAAATGTCTGCTAGCTGGGCTGCTTTTGCTAAGTCTGGTAACCCGAACGTCAATGGTCAAGCTAACTGGCCGATCTATAGCTTAAATGACGATGTCATGAGAAATTTTTCCTATGACAAAGAAACGGTTACTGGTTTACTAAAAGAGCGAGTGGCTTATCAAATTCTGCATATGAGGGAAATGTATGCTGAAGAGGAAATCAAGGCAAAGTTTTAG